A portion of the Esox lucius isolate fEsoLuc1 chromosome 20, fEsoLuc1.pri, whole genome shotgun sequence genome contains these proteins:
- the ccdc105 gene encoding coiled-coil domain-containing protein 105 isoform X3 — MEFPYATPTTFEAPFPPPCLRELCAEASVGLAREYMRRVREVEGQLRRQAVQVGQEGTKLERERGHLERMLRSLRNELLINQKSAEGRTRRPATTETGRDGADHLLQCEKVELTKLKQELECILRNTLSQLQTLGQCSRQLLECASERARVLELLPSTGSLSLGRRGTPSQGFTEVADPIGPFTPECKHVLESSTQAVKQSQLLRENIRQIIGNAIARQKAAHRTVNEGLVKKIAETVTLKQHLTMMSAATRQAIFRKQRQLNCIRHSHDSALGPEYSGDVLSREKLTRPIVNVYHRHPGTRLPEAAHLIQVTNTYQCLLSCVFVFLLHPFIKPIHLKKKKNIQHGPNCNLTSPKQIFHQHQLNQLREALVRSSQGSSVLRRCLLSSEEELSRLQGTCLQLVDNLQGKRAAELVDCSVVRLRTQLVDRRAIPMFLQQGVY, encoded by the exons ATGGAG TTCCCTTATGCCACCCCCACCACATTTGAGGCCCCATTTCCCCCTCCCTGCTTGCGAGAGCTGTGTGCAGAGGCTAGTGTGGGGCTAGCACGAGAGTACATGCGCAGAGTGAGGGAAGTGGAGGGCCAGTTACGTAGACAGGCTGTCCAGGTGGGACAGGAGGGCACCAAGCTGGAGCGGGAGAGAGGCCACCTGGAGAGAATGCTGAGGAGTCTGCGGAATGAACTGCTGATCAACCAGAAGAGTGCGGAAGGAAGGACCAGGAGACCAGCCACTACTGAGACT GGCAGAGACGGAGCAGACCATTTACTGCAATGTGAAAAGGTGGAACTCACTAAACTGAAACAGGAACTGGAGTGCATTCTGAGAAACACATTGTCACAACTACAG ACCCTGGGTCAGTGCAGCCGGCAGCTGTTGGAGTGTGCCAGTGAGAGAGCCCGTGTTCTAGAACTTTTACCCAGCACTGGATCTCTGTCTTTGGGACGACGTGGAACTCCCTCTCAAGGTTTCACAGAAGTGGCAGACCCCATCGGCCCCTTCACACCAG AATGTAAGCATGTTCTGGAGTCCTCCACTCAGGCTGTGAAACAGTCACAGCTGCTGAGGGAGAACATCAGACAGATAATTGGGAATGCCATCGCCAGGCAAAAAGCTGCTCACCGTACTGTCAACGAAGGCCTGGTGAAGAAAATAGCCGAGACTGTGACTTTAAAG CAACATCTCACAATGATGTCTGCAGCCACAAGGCAGGCCATTTTTCGCAAACAGAGGCAGCTGAACTGCATTCGTCACAGCCATGACAGTGCTCTG GGACCAGAGTACAGTGGGGATGTGCTGTCCAGAGAAAAGCTGACCAGACCTATAGTAAATGTTTACCACAGACATCCTGGTACTCGGTTACCTGAGGCTGCTCATCTCATACAGGTGACAAACACCTACCAGTGTCTCTTATCttgtgtctttgtctttttaTTGCACCCATTTATAaaaccaatacatttaaaaaaaaaaaaaaacattcagcatGGCCCAAATTGTAATTTGACATCCCCCAAGCAAATATTCCATCAACATCAATTGAATCAATTAAGAGAAGCACTTGTACGTTCTTCTCAGGGTAGCTCAGTTCTCCGCCGCTGTCTGCTTTCCTCCGAGGAGGAGCTCTCCAGGCTACAGGGCACATGTCTGCAGCTGGTGGACAACCTGCAGGGAAAGAGGGCGGCAGAGCTTGTGGACTGTTCTGTGGTCAGGCTGCGGACGCAGCTGGTAGACAGACGAGCTATACCCATGTTTCTCCAACAGGGGGTGTACTAA
- the ccdc105 gene encoding coiled-coil domain-containing protein 105 isoform X2 has product MSTNKMSLRAVPLASVTIGPQSWRDDTVRALRRAEILLRQTHAGRSGSSRPRSSGATGFTPKKDDTMVEDGGDKHSVCKVKLRPSTTGTMFPYATPTTFEAPFPPPCLRELCAEASVGLAREYMRRVREVEGQLRRQAVQVGQEGTKLERERGHLERMLRSLRNELLINQKSAEGRTRRPATTETGRDGADHLLQCEKVELTKLKQELECILRNTLSQLQTLGQCSRQLLECASERARVLELLPSTGSLSLGRRGTPSQGFTEVADPIGPFTPECKHVLESSTQAVKQSQLLRENIRQIIGNAIARQKAAHRTVNEGLVKKIAETVTLKQHLTMMSAATRQAIFRKQRQLNCIRHSHDSALGPEYSGDVLSREKLTRPIVNVYHRHPGTRLPEAAHLIQGSSVLRRCLLSSEEELSRLQGTCLQLVDNLQGKRAAELVDCSVVRLRTQLVDRRAIPMFLQQGVY; this is encoded by the exons ATGagtacaaataaaatgtcactgCGAGCAGTTCCCCTCGCCTCTGTTACAATAGGACCGCAATCTTGGCGCGACGATACGGTTCGCGCTTTACGGCGCGCAGAAATCCTTTTGCGGCAAACCCACGCAGGACGTTCGGGATCCAGCCGCCCTCGGAGCAGTGGCGCTACTGGTTTTACTCCAAAGAAGGATGACACAATGGTAGAGGATGGAGGTGATAAACATTCCGTGTGCAAAGTAAAACTTAGGCCCTCTACGACAGGAACAATG TTCCCTTATGCCACCCCCACCACATTTGAGGCCCCATTTCCCCCTCCCTGCTTGCGAGAGCTGTGTGCAGAGGCTAGTGTGGGGCTAGCACGAGAGTACATGCGCAGAGTGAGGGAAGTGGAGGGCCAGTTACGTAGACAGGCTGTCCAGGTGGGACAGGAGGGCACCAAGCTGGAGCGGGAGAGAGGCCACCTGGAGAGAATGCTGAGGAGTCTGCGGAATGAACTGCTGATCAACCAGAAGAGTGCGGAAGGAAGGACCAGGAGACCAGCCACTACTGAGACT GGCAGAGACGGAGCAGACCATTTACTGCAATGTGAAAAGGTGGAACTCACTAAACTGAAACAGGAACTGGAGTGCATTCTGAGAAACACATTGTCACAACTACAG ACCCTGGGTCAGTGCAGCCGGCAGCTGTTGGAGTGTGCCAGTGAGAGAGCCCGTGTTCTAGAACTTTTACCCAGCACTGGATCTCTGTCTTTGGGACGACGTGGAACTCCCTCTCAAGGTTTCACAGAAGTGGCAGACCCCATCGGCCCCTTCACACCAG AATGTAAGCATGTTCTGGAGTCCTCCACTCAGGCTGTGAAACAGTCACAGCTGCTGAGGGAGAACATCAGACAGATAATTGGGAATGCCATCGCCAGGCAAAAAGCTGCTCACCGTACTGTCAACGAAGGCCTGGTGAAGAAAATAGCCGAGACTGTGACTTTAAAG CAACATCTCACAATGATGTCTGCAGCCACAAGGCAGGCCATTTTTCGCAAACAGAGGCAGCTGAACTGCATTCGTCACAGCCATGACAGTGCTCTG GGACCAGAGTACAGTGGGGATGTGCTGTCCAGAGAAAAGCTGACCAGACCTATAGTAAATGTTTACCACAGACATCCTGGTACTCGGTTACCTGAGGCTGCTCATCTCATACAG GGTAGCTCAGTTCTCCGCCGCTGTCTGCTTTCCTCCGAGGAGGAGCTCTCCAGGCTACAGGGCACATGTCTGCAGCTGGTGGACAACCTGCAGGGAAAGAGGGCGGCAGAGCTTGTGGACTGTTCTGTGGTCAGGCTGCGGACGCAGCTGGTAGACAGACGAGCTATACCCATGTTTCTCCAACAGGGGGTGTACTAA
- the ccdc105 gene encoding coiled-coil domain-containing protein 105 isoform X1 yields the protein MSTNKMSLRAVPLASVTIGPQSWRDDTVRALRRAEILLRQTHAGRSGSSRPRSSGATGFTPKKDDTMVEDGGDKHSVCKVKLRPSTTGTMFPYATPTTFEAPFPPPCLRELCAEASVGLAREYMRRVREVEGQLRRQAVQVGQEGTKLERERGHLERMLRSLRNELLINQKSAEGRTRRPATTETGRDGADHLLQCEKVELTKLKQELECILRNTLSQLQTLGQCSRQLLECASERARVLELLPSTGSLSLGRRGTPSQGFTEVADPIGPFTPECKHVLESSTQAVKQSQLLRENIRQIIGNAIARQKAAHRTVNEGLVKKIAETVTLKQHLTMMSAATRQAIFRKQRQLNCIRHSHDSALGPEYSGDVLSREKLTRPIVNVYHRHPGTRLPEAAHLIQVTNTYQCLLSCVFVFLLHPFIKPIHLKKKKNIQHGPNCNLTSPKQIFHQHQLNQLREALVRSSQGSSVLRRCLLSSEEELSRLQGTCLQLVDNLQGKRAAELVDCSVVRLRTQLVDRRAIPMFLQQGVY from the exons ATGagtacaaataaaatgtcactgCGAGCAGTTCCCCTCGCCTCTGTTACAATAGGACCGCAATCTTGGCGCGACGATACGGTTCGCGCTTTACGGCGCGCAGAAATCCTTTTGCGGCAAACCCACGCAGGACGTTCGGGATCCAGCCGCCCTCGGAGCAGTGGCGCTACTGGTTTTACTCCAAAGAAGGATGACACAATGGTAGAGGATGGAGGTGATAAACATTCCGTGTGCAAAGTAAAACTTAGGCCCTCTACGACAGGAACAATG TTCCCTTATGCCACCCCCACCACATTTGAGGCCCCATTTCCCCCTCCCTGCTTGCGAGAGCTGTGTGCAGAGGCTAGTGTGGGGCTAGCACGAGAGTACATGCGCAGAGTGAGGGAAGTGGAGGGCCAGTTACGTAGACAGGCTGTCCAGGTGGGACAGGAGGGCACCAAGCTGGAGCGGGAGAGAGGCCACCTGGAGAGAATGCTGAGGAGTCTGCGGAATGAACTGCTGATCAACCAGAAGAGTGCGGAAGGAAGGACCAGGAGACCAGCCACTACTGAGACT GGCAGAGACGGAGCAGACCATTTACTGCAATGTGAAAAGGTGGAACTCACTAAACTGAAACAGGAACTGGAGTGCATTCTGAGAAACACATTGTCACAACTACAG ACCCTGGGTCAGTGCAGCCGGCAGCTGTTGGAGTGTGCCAGTGAGAGAGCCCGTGTTCTAGAACTTTTACCCAGCACTGGATCTCTGTCTTTGGGACGACGTGGAACTCCCTCTCAAGGTTTCACAGAAGTGGCAGACCCCATCGGCCCCTTCACACCAG AATGTAAGCATGTTCTGGAGTCCTCCACTCAGGCTGTGAAACAGTCACAGCTGCTGAGGGAGAACATCAGACAGATAATTGGGAATGCCATCGCCAGGCAAAAAGCTGCTCACCGTACTGTCAACGAAGGCCTGGTGAAGAAAATAGCCGAGACTGTGACTTTAAAG CAACATCTCACAATGATGTCTGCAGCCACAAGGCAGGCCATTTTTCGCAAACAGAGGCAGCTGAACTGCATTCGTCACAGCCATGACAGTGCTCTG GGACCAGAGTACAGTGGGGATGTGCTGTCCAGAGAAAAGCTGACCAGACCTATAGTAAATGTTTACCACAGACATCCTGGTACTCGGTTACCTGAGGCTGCTCATCTCATACAGGTGACAAACACCTACCAGTGTCTCTTATCttgtgtctttgtctttttaTTGCACCCATTTATAaaaccaatacatttaaaaaaaaaaaaaaacattcagcatGGCCCAAATTGTAATTTGACATCCCCCAAGCAAATATTCCATCAACATCAATTGAATCAATTAAGAGAAGCACTTGTACGTTCTTCTCAGGGTAGCTCAGTTCTCCGCCGCTGTCTGCTTTCCTCCGAGGAGGAGCTCTCCAGGCTACAGGGCACATGTCTGCAGCTGGTGGACAACCTGCAGGGAAAGAGGGCGGCAGAGCTTGTGGACTGTTCTGTGGTCAGGCTGCGGACGCAGCTGGTAGACAGACGAGCTATACCCATGTTTCTCCAACAGGGGGTGTACTAA